From a single Rhizobium lusitanum genomic region:
- a CDS encoding glutamate synthase subunit beta, whose product MGKVTGFLEIDRQVGKYQPASDRIRHFREFTIPMSDPEVQKQAARCMDCGIPYCHGPTGCPVHNQIPDWNDLVYNNNWEEAIRNLHSTNNFPEFTGRVCPAPCEEACTLNLEDAPVAIKTVEQAIADKAYELGFIRPQPATVHTGKKVAVIGSGPAGMAAAQQLGRAGHEVHLYERESKAGGLLRYGIPDFKMEKNFIDRRVEQMKGEGVTFHCGVNVGVDVKMEQLLADHEAVLYCGGSETPREAGIPGVELAGVHDAMPYLVQQNRRVGRENIDSIGWPSDPILAGGKHIVVVGGGDTASDCVGTAFRQGAVKVTQLDIRPQPPEKEDKLAVWPFWATKMRTSSSQAEGAVREFQVATLEFVGEDGVLTGVKCCEVDERRKPIAGTEFIIRADLAFIAIGFRGPFTDSVLKDLDGKLTLNTDKRGSTNVVADDKEYKTSVDKLWTAGDVRRGQSLVVWAIREGRQAARAIDEALMGATVLPR is encoded by the coding sequence ATGGGCAAGGTAACAGGCTTCTTGGAAATCGACCGGCAGGTTGGCAAGTATCAGCCGGCGTCGGACCGTATCCGGCATTTCCGCGAATTCACGATCCCCATGTCGGACCCGGAAGTGCAGAAACAGGCCGCGCGCTGCATGGACTGTGGCATCCCCTATTGCCATGGCCCGACCGGCTGCCCGGTGCATAACCAGATCCCGGACTGGAACGACCTCGTCTACAACAACAATTGGGAAGAGGCGATCCGCAACCTGCATTCGACCAACAACTTCCCGGAGTTCACCGGCCGTGTCTGCCCAGCACCCTGCGAGGAAGCCTGCACGCTGAACCTGGAAGATGCGCCGGTCGCGATCAAGACGGTCGAGCAGGCGATTGCCGACAAGGCCTATGAGCTCGGCTTCATCCGCCCGCAGCCGGCCACGGTCCATACCGGCAAGAAAGTTGCGGTCATCGGCTCCGGCCCCGCCGGCATGGCGGCGGCTCAGCAGCTTGGCCGCGCTGGCCATGAGGTTCATCTTTACGAGCGCGAGTCGAAGGCTGGCGGGTTGCTGCGCTATGGCATTCCGGACTTCAAGATGGAGAAGAACTTCATCGATCGCCGCGTCGAGCAGATGAAGGGCGAGGGTGTGACCTTCCATTGCGGCGTCAATGTCGGCGTCGACGTCAAGATGGAGCAGCTTCTGGCCGATCATGAGGCCGTTCTTTACTGCGGCGGCTCGGAAACCCCGCGCGAAGCCGGCATTCCCGGCGTCGAGCTTGCCGGCGTCCATGATGCCATGCCCTATCTCGTGCAGCAGAACCGCCGCGTCGGTCGTGAAAACATCGACAGCATCGGCTGGCCGTCCGACCCGATCCTCGCCGGCGGCAAGCATATCGTCGTCGTTGGTGGTGGTGACACCGCGTCCGACTGCGTCGGCACGGCCTTCCGCCAAGGCGCCGTCAAGGTGACCCAGCTCGACATCCGCCCGCAGCCGCCGGAAAAGGAAGACAAGCTCGCCGTCTGGCCGTTCTGGGCCACGAAGATGCGCACTTCTTCCTCGCAGGCTGAAGGCGCCGTGCGCGAATTCCAGGTCGCGACGCTGGAATTCGTCGGTGAGGACGGCGTGCTGACCGGCGTGAAGTGCTGCGAAGTGGATGAGCGCCGTAAGCCGATCGCCGGCACGGAATTCATCATTCGCGCCGATCTCGCCTTCATCGCCATCGGCTTCCGCGGCCCGTTCACCGACAGCGTGCTCAAGGACCTCGACGGCAAGTTGACGCTCAACACCGACAAGCGCGGCTCGACCAACGTCGTTGCCGACGACAAGGAATACAAGACCTCGGTCGACAAGCTCTGGACCGCCGGCGACGTTCGCCGCGGCCAGTCCCTGGTCGTCTGGGCCATCCGCGAAGGCCGCCAGGCCGCCCGCGCGATCGATGAAGCCCTGATGGGCGCCACGGTGTTGCCGCGGTAA
- the gltB gene encoding glutamate synthase large subunit: MTNRTPSMTFDQTAAANAVAAAKTSKRAGGIPRKQGLYDPRNEHDACGVGFVAHMKGQKSHQIVRDGLFILENLTHRGAVGSDPLMGDGAGILVQIPDRFFREEMALQGITLPKAGEYGVGHFFLPRDEALIEHFKAAIKQVVTEEGQVLIGFRDVPVDNSSLSKAPDIAATEPHHVQVFIGAGRDAGTNEEFERRLFTLRKVISNRIYAEYEGEESSFYPVSLSSSTIVYKGMFLAYQVGAYYKDLADPRFETAVALVHQRFSTNTFPSWKLAHPYRMVAHNGEINTLRGNVNWMAARQASVSSPLFGEDISKLWPISYEGQSDTACFDNALEFLVRGGYSMAHAMMMLIPEAWAGNQLMAAERKAFYEYHAALMEPWDGPAAVAFTDGKQIGATLDRNGLRPARYLVTNDDRIIMASEAGVLPVDEEKIIQKWRLQPGKMLLIDMEKGRIISDDEVKSELATKHPYQSWLKRTQLILEDLKPVEPRALRRDVSLLDRQQAFGYTLEDTKLLMSPMATTGQEAIGSMGTDTPISAMSDKPKLLYTYFKQNFAQVTNPPIDPIREELVMSLVSFIGPRPNLLDHTGMANAKRLEVRQPILTNGDLEKIRSIGHTEDRFDTKTLDFTYDVDRGAEGMPEMLDRLCERAEAAVRGGYNIIVLSDRQIGPDRIAIPALLATAAVHHHLIRKGLRTSVGLVVETGEPREVHHFCLLAGYGAEAINPYLAFDTLLDMHQRGDFPKEVDASEVVYRYIKAVGKGILKVMSKMGISTYQSYCGAQIFDAIGLQEELVDKYFFGTATMIEGIGLETIAEETVARHKSAFGADPILASTLEIGGEYAYRMRGESHAWTPDAVAALQHAVRGNAEDRYREFADMVNDSALRMNTIRGLFKIKSAEALGRKPISVDEVESAVDIVKRFSTGAMSFGSISREAHTTLAIAMNRIGGKSNTGEGGEESDRYMPLFDGSPNPERSAIKQIASGRFGVTTEYLVNADVLQIKVAQGAKPGEGGQLPGHKVDATVAKTRHSTPGVGLISPPPHHDIYSIEDLAQLIFDLKNVNPTADVSVKLVSEVGVGTVAAGVAKARADHITVAGFDGGTGASPLTSLKHAGSPWEIGLAETQQTLVLNGLRSRIALQVDGGLKTGRDVIIGALLGADEFGFATAPLIAAGCIMMRKCHLNTCPVGVATQDPVLRKRFKGSPEHVINYFFFVAQEVREILASLGFARLDDIIGASELLEKDDMLAHWKAKGLDFSRIFHKVDAPKEATYWTALQKHPIDDILDRKLIEQAEPALTSKTPVAIEVGIKNVDRSAGAMLSGAVAKRYGARGLKDDTISVTLRGTAGQSFGAFLARGITFNLIGDGNDYVGKGLSGGRIIIRPPENSKILAEHSIIVGNTVLYGATEGECYFRGVAGERFAVRNSGAVAVVEGVGDHGCEYMTGGVVVVLGETGRNFAAGMSGGVAYVFDEKGDFARRCNMAMVELEPVPEEDELLEKLHHHGGDLMHKGRVDVSDDMTRHDEERLYQLISNHFHYTGSTRAKEIIDQWTDYRPKFRKVMPVEYRRALEDMERNRLSVAAE; encoded by the coding sequence ATGACGAACAGGACGCCGTCCATGACTTTTGACCAGACTGCTGCAGCCAACGCTGTCGCTGCGGCCAAAACGTCGAAACGCGCCGGCGGCATCCCCCGGAAGCAAGGCCTCTACGATCCGCGCAATGAACATGATGCCTGTGGCGTCGGCTTTGTCGCGCATATGAAGGGCCAGAAGTCGCACCAGATCGTGCGCGACGGCCTGTTCATTCTCGAAAACCTGACGCATCGCGGTGCCGTTGGCTCAGATCCGCTGATGGGCGATGGTGCGGGTATTCTCGTGCAGATTCCGGATCGTTTCTTCCGCGAGGAAATGGCCTTGCAGGGCATCACCCTGCCGAAGGCGGGCGAATATGGCGTCGGCCATTTCTTCCTGCCGCGCGACGAGGCACTGATCGAGCATTTCAAGGCTGCCATCAAGCAGGTGGTTACCGAGGAAGGTCAGGTCCTGATCGGCTTCCGCGATGTACCGGTCGACAATTCCTCGCTGTCGAAGGCGCCTGATATCGCCGCCACCGAGCCGCATCATGTGCAGGTCTTCATCGGCGCCGGCCGCGATGCCGGCACGAACGAGGAATTCGAGCGCCGTCTGTTCACCCTGCGCAAGGTGATCTCCAACCGCATCTATGCGGAATACGAAGGCGAAGAGAGCAGCTTCTATCCTGTGTCGCTGTCGAGCTCGACCATCGTCTACAAGGGCATGTTCCTCGCCTATCAGGTGGGTGCCTATTATAAGGACCTGGCCGATCCTCGTTTCGAGACGGCGGTTGCCCTTGTGCACCAGCGCTTCTCGACCAACACCTTCCCGTCGTGGAAGCTGGCGCATCCGTATCGCATGGTCGCCCATAACGGCGAAATCAACACGCTGCGCGGCAACGTCAACTGGATGGCTGCCCGCCAGGCGTCGGTGTCTTCGCCGCTGTTCGGCGAGGATATCTCCAAGCTCTGGCCGATCTCCTATGAAGGCCAGTCGGACACCGCCTGTTTCGACAACGCGCTCGAATTCCTCGTGCGCGGCGGCTATTCCATGGCGCATGCCATGATGATGCTTATCCCTGAGGCATGGGCCGGCAACCAGCTGATGGCGGCCGAGCGCAAGGCGTTCTACGAATATCATGCCGCCCTGATGGAACCGTGGGATGGCCCGGCTGCGGTCGCCTTCACCGACGGCAAGCAGATCGGCGCGACGCTCGATCGTAACGGCCTGCGTCCGGCCCGCTATCTCGTCACCAACGACGATCGCATCATCATGGCGTCCGAAGCCGGCGTTCTGCCGGTGGACGAAGAGAAGATCATTCAAAAGTGGCGCCTGCAGCCGGGCAAGATGCTGCTGATCGACATGGAAAAGGGCCGCATCATCTCCGACGACGAGGTGAAGTCCGAGCTTGCCACCAAGCATCCCTATCAGAGCTGGCTGAAGCGCACGCAGCTGATCCTCGAAGACCTGAAGCCGGTGGAGCCGCGCGCGCTGCGCCGCGACGTATCGCTGCTCGATCGCCAGCAGGCCTTCGGCTATACGCTCGAGGACACCAAGCTCCTGATGTCGCCGATGGCGACGACGGGGCAGGAGGCCATCGGCTCCATGGGCACGGATACGCCGATCTCGGCCATGTCCGACAAGCCGAAGCTGCTCTACACCTATTTCAAGCAGAACTTCGCGCAGGTGACCAACCCGCCGATCGATCCGATCCGCGAAGAGCTGGTGATGAGCCTCGTTTCCTTCATTGGCCCGCGCCCGAACCTGCTCGACCATACAGGCATGGCCAACGCCAAGCGGCTGGAAGTGCGCCAGCCGATCCTGACCAATGGCGATCTGGAGAAGATTCGCTCGATCGGCCACACGGAAGACCGTTTCGACACCAAGACGCTCGACTTCACCTATGATGTCGATCGCGGCGCCGAAGGCATGCCTGAGATGCTCGACCGTCTCTGCGAGCGCGCCGAAGCGGCCGTTCGCGGCGGCTACAACATCATCGTGCTTTCCGATCGTCAGATCGGACCGGACCGCATCGCGATCCCGGCGCTGCTGGCGACCGCCGCCGTGCACCATCACCTGATCCGCAAGGGCCTGCGCACCTCGGTCGGTCTCGTCGTCGAAACCGGCGAGCCGCGCGAAGTGCATCATTTTTGCCTGCTTGCCGGCTATGGCGCCGAGGCTATCAACCCCTATCTCGCCTTCGACACGCTGCTCGACATGCATCAGCGTGGCGACTTCCCCAAGGAAGTGGACGCCAGCGAAGTCGTCTACCGCTACATCAAGGCGGTCGGCAAAGGCATCCTCAAGGTCATGTCGAAGATGGGCATTTCGACCTATCAGTCCTATTGCGGCGCGCAGATCTTCGACGCGATCGGCCTGCAGGAAGAATTGGTCGACAAGTATTTCTTCGGCACGGCGACCATGATCGAAGGCATCGGCCTCGAAACCATCGCCGAGGAAACCGTCGCCCGTCACAAGTCGGCCTTCGGTGCCGACCCGATCCTGGCGAGCACGCTCGAGATCGGTGGCGAATATGCCTATCGTATGCGCGGCGAAAGCCATGCCTGGACGCCGGATGCGGTGGCCGCCCTTCAACATGCCGTGCGCGGCAATGCCGAGGATCGCTATCGCGAGTTCGCGGACATGGTCAACGACTCGGCACTGCGGATGAACACCATCCGTGGCCTGTTCAAGATCAAGAGCGCGGAAGCGCTCGGCCGCAAGCCGATTTCGGTCGATGAGGTCGAGTCCGCCGTCGATATCGTCAAGCGTTTCTCGACGGGCGCCATGTCCTTCGGCTCGATCAGCCGCGAGGCGCATACGACGCTGGCGATCGCCATGAACCGGATCGGCGGCAAGTCGAACACCGGCGAGGGCGGCGAAGAGTCCGACCGTTATATGCCGCTCTTCGACGGTTCGCCGAACCCGGAACGTTCGGCGATCAAGCAGATTGCGTCTGGCCGCTTCGGTGTCACCACCGAATATCTGGTCAATGCCGACGTGCTACAGATCAAGGTCGCGCAGGGCGCCAAGCCTGGCGAAGGTGGACAGCTGCCCGGCCACAAGGTCGACGCGACCGTCGCCAAGACCCGGCATTCGACGCCGGGCGTCGGCCTGATCTCGCCGCCGCCGCATCATGACATCTACTCGATCGAAGATCTGGCGCAGCTGATCTTCGACCTGAAGAACGTCAACCCGACCGCCGATGTCTCGGTCAAGCTCGTCTCGGAAGTCGGTGTCGGCACGGTTGCCGCCGGCGTTGCCAAGGCGCGCGCCGATCACATCACCGTCGCGGGCTTCGACGGCGGCACGGGCGCTTCGCCGCTGACATCGCTGAAGCATGCCGGTTCGCCTTGGGAAATCGGCCTTGCCGAGACACAGCAGACGCTGGTGCTGAACGGGCTGCGCTCGCGCATCGCCCTGCAAGTGGACGGCGGCCTCAAGACCGGGCGCGATGTCATCATCGGCGCACTGCTGGGTGCCGACGAGTTCGGCTTTGCCACCGCACCGCTGATCGCGGCCGGCTGCATCATGATGCGCAAGTGCCACCTGAACACCTGTCCGGTTGGTGTGGCGACACAGGACCCGGTCCTGCGCAAGCGTTTCAAGGGCTCGCCTGAGCACGTTATCAACTACTTCTTCTTCGTTGCCCAGGAAGTGCGCGAAATCCTCGCCTCGCTCGGCTTTGCCAGGCTGGACGACATCATCGGCGCTTCGGAGCTGCTGGAGAAGGACGACATGCTCGCCCATTGGAAGGCAAAGGGGCTCGACTTCAGCCGTATCTTCCACAAGGTCGACGCGCCGAAGGAAGCGACCTATTGGACTGCCCTGCAGAAGCACCCGATCGACGACATTCTCGATCGCAAGCTCATCGAGCAGGCGGAGCCGGCGCTTACCAGCAAGACGCCTGTTGCTATCGAGGTCGGCATCAAGAACGTCGACCGTTCGGCGGGCGCGATGCTGTCGGGCGCTGTCGCCAAGCGTTATGGCGCCCGTGGTCTGAAGGACGATACGATCAGCGTCACGCTGAGGGGCACGGCCGGACAATCGTTCGGCGCGTTCCTGGCGCGGGGCATCACCTTCAACCTCATCGGTGACGGCAACGACTATGTCGGCAAGGGCCTTTCGGGCGGCCGCATCATCATCCGTCCGCCGGAGAACTCGAAGATCCTGGCCGAGCATTCGATCATCGTCGGCAATACCGTGCTTTACGGCGCGACCGAAGGCGAATGCTACTTCCGTGGCGTTGCCGGCGAACGCTTTGCAGTGCGCAACTCCGGTGCCGTCGCGGTTGTCGAAGGTGTCGGCGACCATGGCTGCGAATACATGACCGGCGGTGTCGTTGTCGTGCTCGGCGAAACCGGCCGCAACTTTGCAGCCGGCATGTCGGGCGGCGTTGCCTATGTGTTCGACGAGAAGGGCGATTTTGCCCGCCGCTGCAACATGGCGATGGTCGAGCTGGAACCGGTTCCGGAAGAGGACGAATTGCTGGAGAAGCTGCACCATCACGGTGGCGACCTCATGCACAAGGGACGCGTCGACGTCTCCGACGACATGACGCGCCACGATGAGGAGCGGCTCTACCAGCTCATTTCGAACCATTTCCATTACACCGGTTCGACGCGTGCGAAGGAAATCATCGATCAATGGACGGATTACCGCCCGAAATTCCGCAAGGTCATGCCGGTTGAATACCGTCGCGCCCTAGAGGACATGGAGCGGAACCGGTTGAGTGTGGCGGCGGAGTGA
- a CDS encoding threonine aldolase family protein produces the protein MFFASDNWAGAHSKIAERLLAESGGFASAYGTSDLDRQVEAKFAEIFEREVSVFFVATGTAANSLSLASVQKPGGISFCHSEAHVAEDECGAPDFFSGARLATVDGALGKIDPKALATKVARFPQDAIHHGRAAAVTITQATEIGTVYSLAEIDAIAAISKANGLPLHMDGARFANALVALDASPAEMTWKRGVDILSFGGTKNGCWCAEAIVFFNPEQAKEMHFIRKRAAQLFSKSRFIAAQFDGYFQDGLWLDLARHSNRMADRLRAGIQQNPDARPAWPTASNEVFAIIPKSAAKKAEDKGAKFYEWPIPESQPDLVNENEALIRLVTSFATTEDDVAGFLACLA, from the coding sequence ATGTTTTTTGCTTCCGATAATTGGGCCGGCGCCCATTCCAAGATCGCCGAACGTCTGCTTGCCGAATCCGGCGGTTTCGCCTCGGCCTATGGCACCAGCGATCTCGACAGACAAGTCGAGGCCAAATTCGCCGAGATTTTCGAGCGCGAAGTCTCCGTCTTCTTCGTCGCAACCGGCACCGCCGCCAATTCGCTATCGCTCGCCAGCGTCCAGAAGCCGGGCGGGATCAGCTTCTGCCACAGCGAAGCGCATGTCGCCGAAGACGAATGCGGCGCGCCGGATTTCTTCAGCGGCGCGAGGCTCGCGACCGTCGACGGTGCTCTCGGCAAGATCGACCCAAAGGCGCTCGCCACCAAGGTCGCGCGCTTCCCGCAGGACGCCATCCACCACGGCCGCGCCGCGGCGGTAACCATCACTCAGGCGACGGAAATCGGCACGGTCTATTCGCTTGCGGAGATCGACGCCATCGCCGCCATCAGCAAGGCGAACGGACTGCCGCTGCACATGGACGGCGCCCGCTTTGCCAACGCGCTGGTCGCGCTCGACGCCAGCCCGGCGGAGATGACGTGGAAACGCGGCGTCGACATCCTGTCCTTCGGCGGCACGAAGAACGGCTGCTGGTGCGCCGAGGCGATCGTCTTCTTCAATCCGGAGCAGGCCAAGGAAATGCATTTCATCCGCAAGCGCGCCGCCCAGCTTTTCTCCAAGTCGCGCTTCATCGCCGCCCAGTTCGACGGCTATTTCCAGGACGGCCTCTGGCTCGACCTTGCCCGCCATTCCAACCGCATGGCCGACCGCCTGCGCGCCGGCATCCAACAAAACCCGGACGCACGCCCCGCATGGCCCACGGCTTCGAACGAGGTCTTCGCAATCATCCCGAAATCGGCGGCCAAGAAAGCAGAAGACAAGGGCGCAAAGTTCTATGAATGGCCGATCCCGGAATCGCAGCCGGACCTGGTGAACGAGAACGAAGCCCTGATCCGCCTCGTCACCAGCTTTGCCACGACCGAGGACGATGTCGCCGGCTTCCTCGCCTGCCTTGCTTGA
- a CDS encoding LysR substrate-binding domain-containing protein gives MLDLTQLRSFVAVEQMGSFTLAAERLGLGQSTVSQHIQRLETTLGRRLLARDTHRVVLTGDGEALLGHARQMLSIEGEVQQLFAGNSLRGSLRLGVSEDFVTSQLPDVLEEFVHSHPSVDLELTVALSGTLYEMQDNGDLDLVLAKRRLGDVRGKLVYREPLVWLARDPQRIRAIVGPLPLIAFPAPSVTRAVALEALRRQQVPWRIVCTCGSLSGLTAAARAGMGVLVQPRSMAPAGLSEIAPGWLPALEDVEFVLVPRKGADQLLVSALSEDILAKVRGLRSI, from the coding sequence ATGCTCGATCTTACGCAATTGCGCAGTTTCGTCGCCGTCGAGCAGATGGGCAGCTTCACGCTGGCCGCCGAGCGCCTCGGGCTTGGTCAGTCCACGGTCAGTCAGCATATCCAGCGACTAGAAACCACGCTTGGGCGCCGGTTGCTGGCGCGCGACACGCATCGGGTCGTGTTGACGGGGGACGGGGAGGCGCTGCTCGGCCATGCCCGGCAGATGCTGTCGATCGAAGGCGAGGTGCAGCAGCTCTTTGCCGGCAACAGCCTGCGCGGCAGTCTGCGGCTCGGCGTTTCCGAGGATTTCGTCACCAGCCAGTTGCCGGATGTGCTGGAGGAATTCGTCCACTCGCATCCCTCCGTCGATCTCGAACTGACGGTCGCGCTCAGCGGTACGCTTTATGAGATGCAGGACAATGGCGATCTCGACCTCGTGCTTGCCAAGCGCCGTCTTGGCGATGTCAGGGGGAAGCTGGTCTATCGTGAACCGTTGGTCTGGCTGGCGCGCGATCCGCAGCGTATCCGGGCGATTGTCGGGCCTCTGCCATTGATCGCCTTTCCAGCACCGAGCGTCACGAGGGCCGTGGCACTGGAAGCGCTGCGTCGCCAGCAGGTGCCTTGGCGCATCGTCTGCACCTGCGGCAGCCTTAGCGGCCTGACGGCGGCGGCGCGGGCCGGCATGGGTGTCCTCGTCCAGCCGCGTAGCATGGCGCCGGCGGGATTGTCGGAAATCGCGCCGGGCTGGCTGCCCGCTCTGGAGGATGTCGAATTCGTGCTGGTGCCGCGCAAGGGGGCGGATCAGCTGCTTGTCAGTGCCTTGTCGGAGGATATCCTGGCGAAGGTGAGGGGATTGCGGTCAATATGA
- a CDS encoding bile acid:sodium symporter family protein: protein MRRFLPDTFTMLLVLTVLTASFFPVHGAGAHYFGIATNFAIGLLFFLHGARLSRDVVIAGMLHWRLHLVILLTTFGIFPLLVLAMGQVVPTSILPTALYTGILFLSVLPSTVQSSIAFTSIAGGNVPAAICAASASNIFGMFLTPLLVGVLFSVGGQGGFSWDVLWQIMLQLLAPFIAGQLLQPWIGDWIRSKKKILMPVDRGSILMVVYSAFSEAVVEGLWHTFSVIDIATVIVANMVLLAVVLCITMFGSRALGFSKADEITITFCGSKKSLASGVPMANVIFAGQGIGAIVLPLMLFHQIQLMTCAFLAQKYADAAKRRDATKAEAEANGATNAA from the coding sequence ATGCGCCGCTTTCTTCCAGACACCTTCACCATGCTGCTTGTCCTGACGGTCCTGACGGCATCCTTCTTTCCCGTGCATGGGGCGGGCGCCCACTATTTCGGCATCGCCACCAACTTTGCCATCGGCCTGCTGTTCTTTCTGCACGGCGCGCGCCTATCGCGCGATGTCGTCATTGCCGGTATGCTGCACTGGCGGCTGCATCTCGTCATCCTGCTGACGACCTTCGGTATCTTCCCCTTGCTGGTGCTCGCCATGGGTCAGGTCGTGCCGACCAGCATTCTGCCAACCGCGCTCTACACCGGCATTCTGTTCTTGAGCGTCCTGCCTTCGACAGTGCAGTCGTCGATCGCCTTCACGTCGATTGCCGGCGGCAATGTGCCGGCCGCCATCTGCGCTGCCTCCGCCTCCAACATCTTCGGCATGTTCCTGACGCCGCTGCTCGTCGGCGTGCTGTTTTCGGTCGGTGGCCAGGGCGGCTTTTCCTGGGATGTGCTGTGGCAAATCATGCTCCAGCTGCTCGCCCCCTTCATCGCCGGCCAGCTGCTGCAGCCATGGATCGGTGACTGGATCCGCTCAAAGAAGAAGATCCTGATGCCGGTCGATCGCGGCTCGATCCTGATGGTCGTCTATTCGGCTTTCAGCGAGGCCGTGGTCGAGGGCCTGTGGCACACCTTCTCGGTGATCGACATCGCCACCGTCATTGTCGCCAACATGGTGCTTCTGGCAGTGGTACTCTGCATCACCATGTTCGGCAGCCGGGCGCTCGGCTTCTCCAAGGCCGACGAGATCACCATCACCTTCTGCGGTTCGAAGAAATCGCTGGCAAGCGGCGTGCCGATGGCCAACGTCATCTTCGCCGGTCAGGGTATCGGCGCCATCGTCCTGCCGCTGATGCTGTTCCACCAGATCCAGCTGATGACCTGCGCCTTCCTGGCCCAGAAATATGCCGATGCGGCCAAGAGGCGCGATGCCACCAAGGCCGAAGCCGAGGCTAACGGGGCCACGAACGCAGCCTAG
- a CDS encoding Hsp20 family protein — protein MRHVDFTPLYRSTVGFDRLFTMLDSLAQPDQGQTYPPYNIERTGENTYRITMAVAGFNEKELSIEAHAHVLQVKGEKSEEPAEASEYLYRGIAKRAFERRFQLADHVEVQAASLKNGLLHIDLLRNIPEAMKPRRISIAAEPVDTPKAIETHIS, from the coding sequence ATGCGTCACGTAGACTTTACTCCACTTTACCGTTCCACCGTCGGTTTCGACCGTCTCTTCACCATGCTCGACAGCCTTGCGCAGCCGGATCAGGGTCAGACCTATCCGCCCTACAATATCGAGCGGACCGGTGAGAACACCTATCGCATCACCATGGCCGTTGCCGGGTTTAATGAGAAGGAACTGAGCATCGAGGCTCACGCCCATGTTCTGCAGGTCAAGGGTGAGAAGAGCGAAGAGCCGGCTGAAGCCAGCGAATATCTCTATCGCGGTATTGCCAAGCGCGCCTTCGAGCGTCGTTTCCAGCTCGCCGATCATGTCGAGGTCCAGGCGGCTTCTCTAAAGAATGGTCTGCTGCACATCGATCTGTTGCGCAACATTCCGGAAGCCATGAAGCCCCGCCGCATCTCCATCGCCGCCGAGCCGGTCGATACCCCGAAGGCGATCGAAACTCATATCAGCTAA
- a CDS encoding DUF2000 domain-containing protein has product MLPDTRLAIVINPELPLGLIANTAGAIAIGLGARFPGLAARQLADRDDRAIDISSNLPVPILQADADTIRALMLKALPQQGERAIVPFLAFARSLHDYADYEATFPGRDLSEEVIDGLGLVGPSKWVKSLTGSLKLLR; this is encoded by the coding sequence ATGCTCCCCGATACCCGCCTCGCCATCGTCATCAATCCGGAACTGCCGCTTGGTCTGATCGCCAACACGGCGGGCGCGATCGCTATTGGTCTTGGCGCCAGATTTCCGGGCCTTGCTGCCCGCCAGCTTGCCGATCGCGACGATCGCGCCATCGATATCAGCTCCAACCTGCCGGTTCCTATCCTGCAGGCGGACGCGGATACGATCCGGGCGCTGATGCTGAAGGCCCTGCCGCAACAAGGCGAGCGGGCAATCGTGCCGTTTCTAGCCTTCGCGCGGTCGCTGCACGACTATGCGGACTATGAGGCGACATTCCCCGGCCGTGACTTGTCGGAAGAGGTGATCGACGGTCTGGGGCTCGTGGGTCCATCGAAATGGGTGAAATCGCTGACGGGATCGCTGAAGCTTTTGCGGTAG
- a CDS encoding Lrp/AsnC family transcriptional regulator, with product MPFPLESVDTRILGALQSDGRLTNQALSSEVGLSTSPCWRRVRQLEESGVIQSYTAVLDRRQIGLGVLAFIRVKIDSHSEAEAEEFSQDVLKLSEVVACYSIAGDADFLLQVVAADLDSYADFAMTIVRRLPRIKEMQTTFVLKEIKPFRGFPLDVAGR from the coding sequence ATGCCTTTTCCGCTAGAGTCTGTCGATACGCGCATCCTCGGCGCCCTCCAGAGTGATGGCCGCCTGACGAATCAGGCGCTCTCATCCGAGGTCGGGCTTTCGACCTCTCCTTGCTGGCGGCGGGTTCGGCAATTGGAGGAGAGCGGCGTCATCCAGAGCTATACGGCGGTTCTGGACCGGCGGCAGATCGGCCTCGGCGTCCTCGCCTTCATCCGCGTCAAGATCGACAGCCATAGCGAGGCGGAAGCGGAAGAGTTTTCGCAGGACGTCCTGAAACTGAGCGAAGTCGTCGCCTGCTACAGCATCGCCGGAGACGCCGATTTCCTGTTGCAGGTCGTGGCGGCGGATCTCGACAGCTACGCCGACTTCGCCATGACCATCGTACGCCGCCTGCCCCGGATCAAGGAAATGCAGACGACGTTCGTTCTGAAGGAGATCAAGCCGTTTCGAGGCTTTCCGCTGGATGTGGCGGGGCGGTAA